From Malaclemys terrapin pileata isolate rMalTer1 chromosome 15, rMalTer1.hap1, whole genome shotgun sequence:
TGGGGAGAAGAGTTCCTCCTGTTGCTAATGTACAGCTCATCCTGGCCCTGAGCCCTCCTCTCTTCCTGGAGAAAATGACATTCCCATCCCCCACAGCAGGAGATCTAGTGTTCTGGTAAATAACTCTGCCACCTACCCTGAGGTGTATTTATGATTTTCCCCAGTTAccaagcagatgaaattcaatgttgataaatgcaaagtaatgcacattggaaaaggtAATATCAGTTATGCACATAAAatcatggggtctaaattagcagttatcactcaagagagagatcttggagtcattgtggatagttattccatgtgcagcggcagtcaaaaaagtgaacagaatgttgggaatcattaggaaaggtatAGTTAAttaggcagaaaatatcataatgcctctatataaatccatggtacactcacatcttgaatactctgTGCAGATCTGTTCGCCCCAGctgaaaaaagatgtattggaattgtaAAAGATTCAGAATAGAGCAAAAAAATGATGAAGGGTacggaacagcttctgtatgaggagagattaataagactgagactatGGCTACATTACGCAGTTTTTAGCGACAcggctgtgctgctacagccgtgCTTCTAAATGGcgcgcagtgtagctgctctttgtcggcaggagagaggtcTTCTGCTGACAAAAATCTTCCACCCCACCATGAGTGGCAGCAGCTTTGTCGGTACGAGGGCGCTCCTGAAGACAAAGTGCTGTTCACCCTgctgcttttcatcagtaaaaaTTTGTCATTCAGGGGGAGACGGGGttaacacccctgaatgacaacttttgccaacaaagtgccagtgtagacaaagcctgagactgttcaccttggaaaagagacgactaagggggggatatgatggaggtctataaaatcatgactgctgtggcaaaagtaaataaggaagtgttatttattccttctcgtaacacaagaactaggggtcacccaatgaaagtaataggcagcaggtttaaaacaaacaaaaggaagtatttcttcacacaatggacagcaacctgtgggactctttgccagaggatgttgtgaaggccaagacactgACAGGGTTCTAAGAAGAACTAGAtctgttcatggaggataggtccattagtggctattagccaggatgggcagggatgaagtccctagcctctgtttgccagaagctgggaatgggcaacaggggatggatcacttgatgattacctgttctattcattgcctcttgggcacctggcattggccactgacggaagacaggatagtggggtagatggaccattggtctgacccagtatggccgttcttatgttcccctGTTACTGAGCCACCCTCTCACTGTTGCAGAAACAGACGGAAGCCGAGAGGCAGAAGATCATCTGGGAGTGGCAGGAGCTGCGAGGGTTtttggaggggcaggagcagtggaTGCTGTCCCGGCTGGAAGAGCTAGAGAGAGCCATTGTCCAGAGAAGGGATGAGGGCATCTGCAGCCTGTCCTGGGAGATTTCCCTGCTCagtgagaggggaggagagaaggggcagCAGCCGCTGAGCCAACCCCTGCAGGTCAGGCTGTTATTGCAATGATCATACGCAGTGTTTTTATATGCGCTTCTGAGCcctagatcccaaagcactttacaaagtggGGTCAGGAGCATTATCTCTATGGGAcaaatggggaaagtgaggcagagggaggggcagagccttgcccaaggtcaaacagtgAGTCTGGCAGCGGCTCCAGGGATGGGTCCTGGGAGTCCTGGATGCTGCAGTCCCAAGCCCTTCTCTCCTGGAAATGTCTGTCTGCATTTGCATTTGCAGGGTGAAATCCCCTCCCCGCCATGCTGAGGTCCTGAGCCAGGCCTAAGGCCCCTCTCACTGCAGGTTAATGGGTTTAGTGGGGCCAGGGGCCTTCTGGGTCTCTCAGCACTGGGCGGAATTTGATTCTCAATGAAGAGAAATATCTTCTGCCTGCAAAAGTGCCCGGGGAGAAGCTTTCCGCAGTGGCGACCTGCCCgtagggattgctggggctgcgTAGGGGAAAGTCCCTGGTAGGGGGTGGTAGCTGCTCTGGGAATGTAAACCTGAAATTCCCCTACTGCCTGAGGCTTCAATGGTGACTCCCCTGCAGAGCAGgaggtctccccacccagggacaCTCCCACTGACTgcctcctctttctctccctctttagGGTGCTGGGAGCACAGGGGGCAGGTAAGTCCTGGGCTCCATTTCGCTCCCCCTCATGGGCCGTTAGGTTTGATAACTGCACTGAATAGGAAGCTGCCCCCTGTCCTTGGAGCATGTGATTCTGTCTCCCCTAGTGGCTGACTCGGTTAGGAGAAGAGCCGTTTACTGTCTGATCACTAATGAGGTCACAGCAGGGCTGCTGGACAGACCAGGCCTGTCTCCTGGACTGATGTGGCCACGTCACGTATTCAGAGGgtgcagaatctcagctttcacattttttaaagtgagttcTTGGGCCTCAGCACCTCCCCAGTGTAAACGGAGACAGTGTTGCCTTGCTGGGGCTGGTAGCAGCCTGAAGCCATAGCTCTGAGAGCATGAACTCTCTTGTCCCCTGTTAATGTCATCAGAGTGTCAACTGAAATGACGACACTTTGATGTCAACATTAAACGTTCTGTGGCTGATCACTTGAGCAAGTGgatcggggagggggtgggagtgaaACCTTTGTGGGCTGGGAATAGGGGATTGCTGTAGGGAGGGAAGAACAGAGGAGAGACAAGGACAAGGAAGCAAGAGAGAAATGGAGAAAGGAgggtgggaaaggaagggaaacaCAGGGAAGAACTAGAAGGGGCCCTACAGGGCTGTCTGGGAGGGGGCTGTTTTCCTCCTGAGTGATACTGAGTGTGACAGACAAAGACTTAGCAAATTAAGAACTAAAATTTTATTTCCTATATGAAGGACAGATTCTCCCCTTGTTCCTTGTATGTGGGTGTCCCATGGAGAGCAGTGGGTGTTCTGCTGTGAACGGAGTAGGGCACAGAGTCCTAAATTGATGCCCTGGCCCACTGACCATAATGGACAGTACAATATGGCCCTCTTTGTCAAATGAGCTGGACGCCCCAGGGTTACTGCTTTAGCTAGAGGGCTTGGGGGATTTGGCATTCAAGGGCCCACATTCATTCCCTGCTGAAGACCTGGGCTCTGTCTGTGGCCTCTGCCAGCATGTAGGACCTGCCCACTCTTTGGTCTGTGTCTCCTCCCTTTCCACATAATCCCAGTGCTGGTGCCCCTTGTTACTGCAGTAAACCAGTGTGGGAGGTGGCTCTGCACCCCACAGAGACCGAGCGTCCCTGAGAAAGCTCCTGAACAATGTCTCCATTCCTTGCTCTAGTTTCTCCCCACTTCCCATCTCGCTGGGGAGCACAGGGTTGAGGTGACTCACCATGACAATGACCATCTCAGCCTACAAAGCTCAGAGCCAGGTTTCCTGGAGTTTGGGGGTTCCTGGGCTCAGGGTCTGGGGTTCAGGCCTATTTCTCAcccctcctttccccagcagGGAGGACGGGATGTTTCGGAGGCCAGAGCCGGGGTTCAtggagctggagaagagactCAGCGATTTCTCTCTGAAAAGTGCCATGCTGTGATTCAGAGGTGAATTGGAGTGTGGGTGTGGCATCTCCTCTGGTCAGAGTGaccctcacacttgggaggagTCGGGGTCTCTAGTGATGTCGCTGATCCTCGGCTCCATCTCACAGCCCAGCTCAGCGAGTTGCCCTTCTCCATGAAGCAGTGCTGTGGGGTTGgctctctctgcagcagctgcaTTATCAGCCTCTGATCTCTGGCACCATCTCGTAGTTAACAGCAGTTACATTAATAAGCAAATGGGGATTTCTCCATGAATGCAAGGGCCTGAATTCTCACCTCTCCCATCTTCTCCTTCCCCTAGAGACGCTGCAACGGGGGCTGGGGAGCgacacaggtatgtgtgtgtcTCTGGCTGGCCATGGGGAGATTTCAGATCAATAACCATGTTAACGACAGAGGATCGCAGCTTCTAGCATCTGGAAGCTGCGATGTTACTTTGTTCTTGCACTACTATATTTTCAACTGACTTGTCTCTTAAATATTTTAGCTCATCAATATTACGTAAGCATTTAAAGTATTTTGCAGTACTTTTAGTACTCATTAATTTTTTTGCTTTTACTTTCTTTAATTATTGCATTTTTTACTGACTACATTAATTTTAGGAATTTTATTTTGCAGTTTTGATTGCAGTAATATTAATAGTGTTTTCAATTAAGTTTACATAGTctgattttaaagcttttttttaaaagaccactAAGGTCTTTGACAACGTTTCCTGTTTTTGAGTGGCTGCTCGAtacttattttaataaaatacaaaggctgagctttttttaaacatatttatttgAAAGTTTGTTAGTCTAGTTAGAattttttggctttttaaaaaaatatatagactttttttgttgtgacttttaaaatttgtaatgTACTCACAGTTTTAACTTCTAATTATTTTAGTGCACTATTTACCTCTTGTGACACAGGTTGTAGCTGATTTTtacactttaaataaataaaaccgcTATTAGCATCTAATTTTGTTAAAATAacaattcaatatttctttttttgcaTAACCTGCACTTCCTTAAGAATGCAACATTTGTTTGGttcttttaattaactttttgctctaaacttttttttatgcTTAAATTA
This genomic window contains:
- the LOC128823353 gene encoding E3 ubiquitin-protein ligase TRIM7-like, coding for MAGAGSAARRLLQPCSPQGSAEVPKKHLAPLGKEGEAAKAEEERPSEELLKQTEAERQKIIWEWQELRGFLEGQEQWMLSRLEELERAIVQRRDEGICSLSWEISLLSERGGEKGQQPLSQPLQGAGSTGGSREDGMFRRPEPGFMELEKRLSDFSLKSAML